DNA from Deinococcus cellulosilyticus NBRC 106333 = KACC 11606:
TCGGTCCTACAGACAAACTGGCCTTGCAGCAAACAGCAGCAGATTTGCTGGAGCAACTGCAACTCCTGTCACCAGCTGGACTGCGCTGGGTGATCTGGTGGATGCGTCATTTTTCACCTCATGCTCTGTGTATTCTGGCAGAACACACTGAACTGCTGCAGGCTGGAGCTGACACATGTCTGCAAATTGGTCCACAGCAGGTCAAGTTCAATCAACAGATTGTGTCAGGATATCCCTTGCACCTGCTGGATCAGCAGAAGCAGGGATCGGGACAGGACACAGTGGCTTTGATGGAAAGCCACCAGAAACTGCTTCACCGTCTGGGAAAGCCTCCAGTGGTGTTTCTGGACCGTATTGCCTCTCTGCACCTCAAAGATAAAGATTCCAGTAAGGGAAATCCCTGTGAAATCACAGAGACTCTGTCTAAGATGGAGTCATGAAACGAACACGACTCTGGATCGCAGGTATCTTGGTGATTTTGGGAACCCAGGCTGCTTTCGCCAACCCGGGACAGGGGGTACAGCAACAACCTGTATTGATGAGCACACAGAGCTCTCCTTCACAACCTTGCAGCGGTTGCTGATTCCCTTTCAGGTGTAACCAGATTGTGCGTGGGTCTGGATAGAATACATGCATGTCAACACGCATCGCACTGGTCACTGGTGGCACCAGTGGCATTGGCCTGGGCATTGTTCGCAGGTTGAAACAGGACGGCCTGCAGGTCGCGGCCCTGGACCTGGATTCTGAACACAACCGCAAAGTGGCATCAGAGGAAGAAGTGCTCTTTGTGCCTGCCAATCTGGCAGAACGTGAAGCCTGCAAAAACGCCATCGGGCAGGTGGAAGAGGCCCTGGGGGGTCTGGACGTGCTGGTGAACAACGCTGGGTTTCAGCACATCAGCCCGATTGCAGATTTTCCCGAAGACACCTGGGACACCATGCTGCATGTGATGCTCACGGCACCCTTTTTGCTGTCCAAATACGCCTGGGAACTGCTTGGTCGCTCTGGTCAGGGGCGGATCATCAACATTGCTTCTGTGCATGGTCAGGTGGCGAGCCCTTTCAAAAGTGCCTACATCAGCGCCAAACATGGACTGATTGGTTTCACCCGGACGGCCGCTCTGGAAGGTGCAGCCACAGGCATCACGGTGAATGCCATCTGCCCGGCCTACGTGCGGACCCCACTGGTGGACAGGCAACTTGAAGACCAGGCGAGGACCCGCAACATTCCCATTGAAGAGGTGGTTTCGAAGGTCATGCTGGAACCTGCGGCCATCAAGCAGCTTCTGGAGCCAGAGGATGTCGCGGCTCTGGTGTCTTATGTGGCCTCAAAAGCCGCCTGGGGCATGACGGGTTCAGTGTTGAATCTGGACCTGGGCTGGACCGCCCGGTAAACCTCCATGTGGCGCGAAGACATCCCCGAGCACCGCACCCGCCCTCCCCAGTTGCGCGGGGTGATGGACCGTCCGCACCTGCTCCAGGACATGCAGGCCACCCGCCTCTGTGTGGTACAGGCTCCAGCAGGATACGGAAAAACCAGCGTGCTGTACCGGCTGTACCATGCCCAGAAATGCCTGTGGTACACCATGGACACCGATGACCTGCAACCTGTGCACCTGATTGGCGCTTTTGCACTGGGTCTGGAGCGTCTGGGGCTGGGAGACCGCCTGACTCACCTGCTGGACGAACAGGCCCCCATCAGCAAGTTGGTGGACACATTGATCGGCACACTCATCCAGCATGGGATCACCCTGATCATCGATGAAGCGCAGCACCTTCCCGAGAGCCCCCTGCATGGTGTGATGCGCAAACTGCTGGAGCAGAACCGGGTGGTTCTGGGCACCCGCAGGCCCATCCATTTGCCTGAACTGGTGAAAGCCCGGGCCTCTGGTGAACTCGGGGTGATCAGCTCCAACGAACTGAGTTTCAGTGCTGCAGAGTTCATGACCATGCTGCAGCAAGCCCAGGTGCAGCTCTCCCCTGCCGAGGTGCAATTGTGCCTGAATGTCACAGAAGGCTGGCCGAT
Protein-coding regions in this window:
- a CDS encoding 3-hydroxybutyrate dehydrogenase, with amino-acid sequence MSTRIALVTGGTSGIGLGIVRRLKQDGLQVAALDLDSEHNRKVASEEEVLFVPANLAEREACKNAIGQVEEALGGLDVLVNNAGFQHISPIADFPEDTWDTMLHVMLTAPFLLSKYAWELLGRSGQGRIINIASVHGQVASPFKSAYISAKHGLIGFTRTAALEGAATGITVNAICPAYVRTPLVDRQLEDQARTRNIPIEEVVSKVMLEPAAIKQLLEPEDVAALVSYVASKAAWGMTGSVLNLDLGWTAR